A region from the Benincasa hispida cultivar B227 chromosome 8, ASM972705v1, whole genome shotgun sequence genome encodes:
- the LOC120083484 gene encoding uncharacterized protein LOC120083484 encodes MVYSHSHSQSQSPIIFLHSFSSYSRRKMDHSWRVRFGIPRFRSRRSEDETLTKPTCSRAGTFHADDFSDVFGGPPQTILFRQFSDRFEGKDSTSFYEEVFRSTELVSRPQKGGRSLPAFRIPVKEDRFYRDVFGSEDGRRSRDRSEPSSKEFTRSNSSSDYSPLRPVIADDVAFPSSSSNHRPSNVPTQWNSYRTMFKEQEMPQFQPDLTPHIDNRYVEDEYEDSYRSSDHGFGEPMSSPETVMLEPNSFRSIQICVDDLELNSPSSADSSLCEDPVYGGIYCNVLPEDDDDDEDAMSSYVIEITSINREEYREEVSIDEAIAWAKSKYQSASETDLSVRQQESEQSGEEEGRPVAFEYSDQQSNGNGLSQTAETQQRDVKVEEEKPQVDNDRELEGLDEKIKLWSAGKETNIRLLLSTLHYILWSSSGWSPISLTNLIGGSQVKKAYQKARLCLHPDKLQQRGATTLQKYVADKAFTILQEAWSVYISQDAFLN; translated from the exons ATGGTGTAttctcactctcactctcaaTCCCAGTCCCCAATCATATTCCTTCATTCTTTTTCCTCATATTCTCGCCGGAAAATGGACCACTCTTGGCGAGTGCGTTTTGGGATTCCCCGGTTCCGTTCCCGGAGATCGGAAGATGAAACCCTTACCAAACCCACATGTTCCCGCGCCGGAACTTTCCACGCCGATGACTTCTCCGACGTCTTCGGCGGTCCACCACAGACCATCCTCTTCCGCCAATTCTCCGACAGGTTTGAAGGTAAAGACTCCACTTCCTTCTACGAAGAAGTATTCCGCTCCACCGAGTTAGTTTCTCGGCCGCAGAAGGGTGGCCGGAGTTTGCCTGCCTTCAGAATCCCCGTTAAGGAGGATAGATTCTACCGCGATGTTTTTGGATCGGAAGACGGCCGACGGTCGAGAGATAGGTCGGAACCGAGCTCCAAGGAATTCACCAGATCGAACTCGTCTTCCGACTACAGTCCTCTCCGGCCGGTCATCGCTGATGACGTGGCATTCCCTTCGTCGTCTTCAAATCACAG GCCAAGCAATGTCCCAACACAATGGAACTCATACAGAACCATGTTCAAGGAACAAGAAATGCCACAGTTTCAACCTGATCTCACCCCCCATATCGATAACCGGTATGTGGAAGATGAATATGAAGATAGTTACAGAAGCTCAGACCATGGATTTGGAGAGCCCATGTCGTCCCCGGAAACTGTTATGCTGGAACCAAATTCATTCCGAAGCATCCAGATCTGTGTGGATGATTTAGAATTAAACTCCCCATCATCGGCTGATTCTTCACTCTGTGAAGATCCAGTTTATGGTGGAATTTATTGTAATGTTTTACCAGAAGATGATGATGACGACGAAGATGCTATGAGCTCTTATGTCATTGAGATAACTTCCATCAACAGAGAAGAATATAGAGAAGAAGTTTCCATCGATGAAGCGATTGCTTGGGCTAAATCGAAGTATCAAAGTGCATCTGAGACAGATTTGAGTGTTAGACAGCAAGAAAGTGAGCAATCTGGGGAAGAAGAAG GAAGACCTGTTGCATTTGAATATTCAGATCAGCAGTCGAATGGAAATGGATTGTCGCAGACTGCAGAG ACACAACAGAGAGATGTAaaagttgaagaagaaaagccgCAGGTGGACAACGAT AGAGAATTGGAAGGATTAGATGAAAAAATAAAGTTATGGTCAGCTGGCAAGGAAACCAACATCCGCCTGCTACTTTCTACACTTCATTAT ATATTGTGGTCAAGTAGTGGTTGGTCTCCAATATCCTTGACAAACCTGATAGGAGGCTCACAAGTGAAGAAGGCTTATCAAAAAGCAAGATTATGTCTCCACCCAGACAAGCTGCAGCAAAGAGGAGCGACGACGCTACAGAAATATGTTGCAGATAAGGCTTTTACTATCCTTCAG GAAGCGTGGTCTGTATATATATCCCAAGATGCCTTCCTCAATTAG
- the LOC120083485 gene encoding transcription termination factor MTEF1, chloroplastic: MPSSTATAFHSSFCFSSHKLSSSSSSSHQPNTFLSAKPKTLFHKHPLYTPLHSTLSSQIKEKILCLEIMGVDAGKALSQNPSLHSVTLESIHSVISFLQSKGIHQKDFAKIFGMCPKILTSDVKTDLIPVFNFLSEDLKIPDQNFRRAINKCPRLLASSPKDQLKPALFYLQRLGLKDLEALAYRDSVLLVSSVEKTLIPKLKYLESLGLSRSETVGMVLRCPALLTFSIENNFKPKFEYFSVEMHRKLEELKDFPQYFAFSLEKRIKPRYVETVRSGKKVPLPLMLKTTDDEFRQLLTQGDG, from the coding sequence ATGCCTTCTTCAACTGCAACTGcttttcattcttctttctgCTTTTCTTCTCAtaaactttcttcttcttcctcaagttCCCATCAACCAAACACTTTCTTATCAGCCAAACCCAAAACCCTTTTCCATAAGCATCCTCTCTATACACCACTTCATTCCACTCTCTCTTCtcaaattaaagagaaaatccTCTGCCTTGAAATCATGGGTGTTGATGCTGGCAAAGCTCTTTCTCAGAATCCTTCTCTTCATTCTGTTACTCTTGAATCCATTCATTCTGTCATCTCCTTTCTCCAATCTAAAGGCATTCACCAAAAGGACTTTGCCAAAATCTTTGGAATGTGTCCCAAAATCCTCACCTCAGATGTTAAAACTGACCTAATCCCAGTTTTCAACTTCCTTTCTGAAGACCTTAAAATCCCAGATCAGAACTTTAGAAGGGCTATCAACAAGTGCCCAAGATTGCTTGCTTCAAGTCCCAAAGACCAGCTCAAGCCAGCTTTGTTTTACCTTCAGAGACTTGGGTTGAAGGATTTGGAAGCTTTGGCTTACCGTGATTCTGTTTTGTTGGTTTCAAGTGTGGAAAAGACCTTGATTCCCAAACTCAAGTATTTGGAGAGTTTGGGATTGTCAAGAAGTGAAACTGTGGGGATGGTTTTAAGGTGTCCAGCATTGCTCACTTTCAGCATTGAAAACAACTTCAAGCCAAAGTTTGAATACTTCTCTGTGGAGATGCATAGAAAACTGGAGGAGCTCAAGGATTTTCCTCAGTATTTTGCCTTTAGCTTGGAAAAGAGGATAAAGCCAAGGTATGTGGAGACAGTTCGGAGTGGAAAAAAAGTGCCTTTGCCACTTATGCTCAAGACCACCGATGATGAGTTTAGACAGCTGTTAACACAAGGGGATGGTTGA